One genomic window of Sulfuricurvum sp. includes the following:
- a CDS encoding HNH endonuclease, whose amino-acid sequence MTTEEIGAILNDKKKLLSEIYFELQSVCEAKYGPDTLVIIEVGSFFEVYEVNNEEMKIGKAKEVAEFLNIQLTRKNKTILENSIQNPLLAGVPTVSIERYLSRLVQSKKYTIVLVRQQGEVPHIRRYISNIISPGTNFDYIAEASENYIASLLIDQNNGVYSVGYSAIDVGTGKTLINEIHGTREDKTYALDEVFTLLQSYQTSEVVVTFCAGDIDRDEVNRYLEIKNHHRTSENEKRLRIDYQNELFERIYQIRSLLSPIEYLDLERYPYASESLCILINVIIDHDPAIIEKMNRPTFLGTNRYMYLGNNAAEQLGIISRDHDEMTLLKLIDKTSTAMGKRLLRERLLNPICDVKLLEERYDLIDKMGDHIAPFETKLKEVYDLERILRRLKLGKLHPFELAYFYASLSAAESLFVDADRLGVRYDKSSAQECRQCASEIRRIFNIEACAKFRRDQVDENLFNEGIDPSIDALEQLQSNNLSKLDTIIEHIDTFFESGGSYAQVGWLESEGYHLLMTRNRYVSVEDALHNSFFTLDGQHYFFRDFQVRKLKTAVKLSSTLLDELSIENAGAKSRMVAQVKERYREHLEEIERRFSHAIEHLISFLAIVDVSLSSAKCAKQYRYVRPTIVSSPKAFIETVGLRHPLIESREENGIFVPNDLFLGAVDQHTYEEHTTIENGEDVKGVLLYGINSSGKSSLMKSIGLSVVMAQGGFFVPCAMMRFSPVDKLLTRIVSKDNLYKGLSTFAVEMLELRNIFNRATENTLILGDEISHGTETESALAIVASAILKLREIGSMFIFATHLHQLSSLSEIQKAREIVLLHLGVYYDEASDKLVYDRKLKSGSGSTLYGLEFAKSLHMDETFLKKAYEIRGRITDKTHEASMLKREKKSRYNNKLFLTKCALCDEAVDEVHHIVPQANADDGGSIGHYGMNHRYNLIPLCAKHHRLVHEGKISIHGFVMGEDGLRLSYSENTER is encoded by the coding sequence ATGACTACGGAAGAGATCGGGGCGATACTAAACGATAAAAAAAAGCTCCTTTCCGAAATCTATTTCGAGCTTCAATCAGTATGTGAAGCCAAGTACGGTCCCGATACCCTCGTTATCATCGAAGTAGGCTCTTTTTTCGAGGTCTATGAGGTCAACAACGAAGAGATGAAGATCGGTAAAGCCAAAGAAGTTGCCGAATTTCTCAACATCCAGCTCACCCGTAAAAACAAAACGATTCTCGAAAACTCCATCCAAAACCCTCTCCTCGCAGGTGTTCCGACGGTATCGATCGAACGGTATCTCAGCCGTTTGGTGCAGTCGAAAAAATACACTATTGTTCTCGTCCGTCAACAGGGTGAAGTTCCCCATATCCGCCGATACATCTCCAATATCATTTCACCGGGTACGAATTTCGATTACATCGCCGAAGCAAGCGAGAACTATATCGCTTCACTGTTGATCGATCAAAACAACGGTGTTTATTCTGTAGGGTATTCCGCTATCGATGTCGGAACGGGAAAAACACTTATTAATGAGATTCACGGAACACGAGAAGATAAAACGTATGCATTGGATGAAGTGTTTACACTGCTTCAAAGCTACCAAACCTCTGAAGTGGTCGTGACGTTTTGTGCGGGGGATATCGACCGGGATGAAGTGAATCGTTATCTGGAGATCAAAAATCATCACCGTACATCTGAAAACGAAAAACGGCTAAGGATTGATTATCAAAACGAACTGTTTGAACGGATTTATCAGATACGTTCTCTTCTAAGCCCTATAGAGTATCTTGATTTGGAACGTTATCCGTATGCTTCCGAATCGCTCTGCATCCTTATCAACGTCATTATCGATCACGATCCTGCGATTATCGAAAAAATGAACCGTCCGACGTTTCTGGGAACCAACCGATACATGTATCTGGGGAATAATGCGGCGGAACAGTTGGGGATCATTTCGCGCGATCATGATGAGATGACGCTCCTCAAACTCATCGACAAAACGTCGACTGCAATGGGAAAACGGCTGTTGCGCGAACGGCTTTTGAACCCGATCTGCGATGTCAAGCTCCTCGAAGAGCGGTATGATCTGATCGATAAGATGGGCGATCATATAGCCCCCTTTGAAACGAAGCTCAAAGAAGTATATGATCTGGAGAGGATCTTGCGCCGTCTCAAACTCGGAAAGCTTCATCCGTTCGAATTGGCCTATTTTTATGCATCGCTCAGTGCCGCAGAGAGTCTCTTTGTGGATGCGGACAGACTTGGCGTCAGGTACGATAAATCGAGTGCTCAGGAGTGCCGTCAATGTGCCTCTGAGATAAGACGGATCTTTAATATCGAAGCGTGTGCGAAATTTCGGCGCGATCAGGTGGATGAAAATCTCTTTAACGAGGGGATCGATCCTTCCATCGATGCACTGGAACAATTACAGAGCAATAACCTCTCAAAACTGGATACGATCATCGAACATATCGATACCTTTTTCGAATCGGGCGGTTCTTATGCACAGGTCGGATGGCTGGAGAGCGAGGGGTATCATCTGCTGATGACCCGTAACCGTTATGTCAGTGTTGAAGACGCACTTCATAACAGTTTTTTTACCCTGGACGGTCAGCACTACTTTTTCCGCGATTTTCAAGTGCGCAAACTCAAAACAGCGGTTAAACTCTCTTCGACCCTTTTGGATGAACTTTCCATCGAAAATGCCGGCGCCAAATCACGGATGGTTGCGCAGGTCAAAGAACGTTATCGGGAGCATCTCGAAGAGATTGAACGGCGCTTTTCCCATGCAATCGAGCATTTAATCTCATTTCTTGCCATCGTGGATGTTAGCTTGAGCAGTGCAAAATGCGCTAAACAATACCGCTACGTCAGACCGACGATTGTTTCGTCTCCTAAAGCATTTATTGAAACGGTTGGACTGCGTCATCCTCTGATCGAATCGCGTGAAGAGAATGGTATTTTTGTTCCGAACGATCTTTTCTTGGGTGCGGTCGATCAGCATACCTATGAAGAACATACGACGATCGAAAACGGTGAAGATGTCAAAGGGGTCTTACTGTACGGGATCAATTCCAGCGGGAAGTCGTCGTTGATGAAAAGTATCGGTCTCTCGGTAGTGATGGCGCAGGGGGGATTCTTCGTCCCGTGCGCCATGATGCGGTTTTCTCCGGTCGATAAACTCCTCACCCGTATCGTCTCCAAAGACAACCTTTACAAAGGGCTATCGACGTTTGCGGTCGAGATGCTGGAGCTGCGAAACATCTTTAACCGTGCGACGGAGAATACCCTCATTCTCGGTGATGAGATCAGCCACGGAACGGAGACAGAGTCGGCGCTGGCGATTGTGGCGAGTGCAATCCTCAAACTCCGTGAGATCGGGAGTATGTTTATCTTTGCGACTCATTTGCATCAGCTCTCTTCCTTGAGTGAAATCCAAAAAGCGCGTGAGATCGTATTGCTCCATTTGGGGGTCTATTACGACGAGGCAAGCGACAAACTCGTCTATGACCGCAAGCTCAAAAGCGGAAGCGGTTCAACGCTGTACGGGTTGGAATTTGCCAAATCGCTTCATATGGATGAGACCTTTTTGAAAAAGGCGTATGAGATTCGCGGACGCATCACCGATAAAACGCATGAGGCGTCTATGTTGAAGCGTGAAAAGAAAAGCCGTTATAACAACAAACTCTTTTTGACCAAATGTGCGTTGTGCGATGAAGCGGTCGATGAGGTACATCATATCGTCCCTCAGGCGAATGCGGATGACGGCGGATCGATCGGTCATTACGGGATGAATCACCGCTATAACCTCATTCCGTTGTGTGCCAAGCACCATCGCCTCGTCCATGAGGGAAAAATTTCCATCCATGGATTTGTAATGGGCGAGGACGGTTTGAGACTCAGTTACAGCGAAAATACCGAACGGTAG
- a CDS encoding chemotaxis protein CheW, which translates to MQRSHLIGYMPDVQNFEKNMNTLSGKWDLLTLLGSMSNIGMDTSETRKAFEDLLDEPLKRLIEETFNKSLNELESKAQTAIDILIRNLFERTADIGFLATDDDIRDYLLFLHSADMTASEEIREIKIKKKEALTERFAEYVSKYSVYENIILLDLKGKVLVQLDTANPVTFSKDPLIQESLRTHQGYVETYRSSDLTHHKPSLIYSYRVCNPDNDEPLGVLCLIFRFENELKSIFNKLTRDNPYIALELLNPYGEVIASSSAHHVPVGSHLPPRNNEDQQTYYAGFEYLYKAVKTTGYQGYNGSGWIGHAMVPLHLAFRTSSRSTFLKNDLFDTVANAKTYYPQELQDILAKAKKIQSELDITVWNGNVQIANSAGHESPFTKALLSEISKTGEETKRVFDHTVANLNTAMLIQHLEALKFQSSLAIDIMDRNLYERANDCRWWALTTTFRESLSHTHPSHEEREKMNTILEYINGLYTVYSSMFIYDREGTIIAASNPSDHSIIGKKVGYSWALETLDLKTTQDYVVSAFEPSPYYANRSTYIYNACIRNFNEENVGGIGIVFDAESQFEAMLHDTLPKDENHLIPEGMFALFVDRSGRVISSTSSTINVGEVLPLPVSILELTPGQSDAQILPYNGVYYALGATCSNGYREYKQSDGYDNDLIALLYRPIGEMQVLVTEAPAQRVYTYPKANGTEETTEISTFFVDGSLFAIESKNVVCSLSHQELTSILHASEYNLGVISYEKRMISVISLAKLLGKEKKYDKERDTVILVKTVLEKQVVYLGLAVDAIYSSPEIPIRSISHYSNILKNENSLTKAVIIPDRAEDFGNEMISILDIPKIYMQLIQPYSHPMHKVMA; encoded by the coding sequence ATGCAGCGCAGTCATCTTATCGGTTATATGCCCGACGTCCAAAATTTTGAAAAAAATATGAATACCCTCTCAGGAAAATGGGATTTACTCACGCTTCTGGGATCAATGTCCAATATAGGTATGGACACGAGTGAAACACGCAAAGCGTTCGAAGACTTACTTGATGAGCCTCTAAAACGTCTGATCGAAGAGACCTTTAACAAAAGTCTCAATGAACTCGAATCCAAAGCACAAACAGCGATTGATATTCTGATCCGAAATCTTTTCGAGCGTACCGCCGATATCGGTTTTCTCGCTACCGATGATGATATCCGCGATTATCTCCTCTTTTTGCATTCGGCCGATATGACCGCCTCCGAAGAGATACGCGAAATCAAAATCAAGAAAAAAGAGGCACTTACGGAACGATTTGCGGAATACGTATCCAAATACAGTGTCTATGAAAACATCATTCTCCTCGATCTAAAAGGGAAAGTGCTTGTGCAACTCGACACGGCTAATCCTGTCACATTTTCAAAAGATCCTCTGATCCAAGAGTCACTGCGAACTCATCAAGGATATGTCGAAACCTATCGCTCAAGCGATCTTACCCACCATAAACCCTCCCTCATCTATTCTTATCGTGTCTGCAACCCGGATAATGATGAACCGTTGGGCGTATTGTGTCTGATTTTCCGATTTGAAAATGAGCTCAAAAGTATTTTTAACAAACTTACCCGTGATAATCCCTATATCGCACTCGAACTGCTCAATCCGTACGGAGAAGTCATCGCCTCATCATCAGCCCATCATGTTCCGGTCGGTTCACATCTGCCTCCTCGCAACAATGAAGATCAGCAGACCTATTATGCCGGCTTTGAATACCTCTACAAAGCCGTTAAAACCACAGGTTATCAGGGATACAACGGTTCGGGATGGATCGGACATGCAATGGTACCGCTGCACTTAGCGTTTCGCACCTCTTCGCGCTCCACATTTTTAAAAAATGATTTGTTCGATACCGTAGCCAATGCCAAAACCTATTACCCCCAAGAGCTCCAAGATATTTTGGCAAAAGCCAAAAAAATCCAAAGCGAACTCGATATTACGGTCTGGAACGGAAATGTCCAGATCGCTAATTCGGCCGGTCACGAAAGCCCCTTTACCAAAGCGCTCCTCTCAGAAATATCCAAAACCGGGGAAGAGACAAAACGGGTTTTCGATCATACCGTCGCCAACCTAAATACGGCAATGCTGATCCAACATCTTGAAGCGTTAAAATTTCAATCTTCTCTTGCAATCGACATTATGGACCGTAACCTGTATGAACGGGCGAATGATTGCCGATGGTGGGCATTGACAACCACCTTTCGCGAATCCCTCTCACATACACATCCGAGTCATGAAGAACGGGAAAAGATGAATACGATTTTAGAGTATATCAACGGTCTGTATACCGTGTACAGCAGTATGTTTATATACGATCGCGAAGGGACTATTATTGCGGCCTCCAATCCGTCTGATCATTCAATCATCGGGAAAAAAGTCGGCTATTCATGGGCACTTGAAACACTTGACCTTAAGACAACACAGGATTATGTCGTTTCAGCATTCGAGCCGAGCCCTTATTATGCCAACCGTTCCACCTATATCTATAATGCCTGCATCCGCAATTTCAATGAGGAAAATGTCGGAGGGATCGGAATCGTCTTTGATGCGGAATCTCAATTTGAAGCGATGCTGCACGACACTCTCCCAAAAGATGAAAATCATCTCATCCCGGAGGGGATGTTTGCCCTCTTTGTCGATCGCAGCGGGCGCGTCATCTCATCCACATCGTCAACCATCAACGTAGGAGAGGTTCTCCCTCTTCCGGTTTCCATCTTGGAACTGACTCCGGGACAAAGCGATGCACAGATACTCCCGTATAACGGGGTCTATTACGCACTCGGCGCAACCTGCTCAAACGGATATCGGGAATACAAACAAAGCGACGGCTACGATAACGATCTTATCGCACTTCTCTACCGTCCTATCGGTGAAATGCAAGTCCTTGTAACTGAAGCCCCTGCACAGCGTGTCTACACCTATCCAAAAGCAAACGGCACCGAAGAGACTACTGAAATCTCTACCTTTTTCGTCGATGGATCGCTCTTTGCAATCGAATCAAAAAATGTGGTCTGTTCACTTTCGCATCAAGAACTCACTTCAATCCTGCACGCCAGTGAATACAATCTCGGTGTCATCAGTTATGAGAAACGGATGATTAGCGTTATTTCACTTGCCAAATTGCTCGGAAAAGAGAAAAAATATGACAAAGAACGCGATACTGTCATTCTGGTAAAAACAGTGCTTGAGAAACAGGTCGTTTATCTGGGATTGGCCGTAGATGCTATTTACAGCAGTCCCGAAATCCCGATCCGCTCTATCAGCCACTACAGCAATATCTTGAAAAATGAAAATTCGCTGACCAAAGCGGTCATCATTCCCGATCGTGCTGAAGATTTCGGAAATGAGATGATTTCGATCCTAGACATTCCGAAAATTTATATGCAGCTTATACAGCCCTACTCGCACCCGATGCATAAAGTGATGGCGTAA
- a CDS encoding protein adenylyltransferase SelO: protein MKLSNLTLSTPYLALDPIFYHEVAPTPLHNPRLVSFNPEAAKLLGLDPAHLSDKELEKLLNGTLLLEGSRPFAMCYAGHQFGYYVPRLGDGRAINLGCANGWNLQLKGSGQTLYSRQGDGRAVLRSSIREYLISEAMHALGIPSSRALALISSDEKVAREKWERGAIVLRLAPSWIRFGSFEYFFHTNKYKELENLADFLLQESFPQFVGVEDGYLKMYAEIVKRTAEMIAHWQSVGFNHGVMNTDNMSAIGITIDYGPFAFMDTFESGYICNHTDTQGRYSYDNQPNIGYWNLERLAHALSPLIPHAKLQTELEKYGSYFTTRLMELLRAKLGLDTPQESDGDLLRTLFSVMENGRIDMTPFFRILSRYGGDRETLLALTLAPNQLHEWLDTYDIRLTQNSLTTYERHTQMLRTNPKYILKNYILQEAIDAAEKDDFTLVNDLLILAQNPFDEHETFERYAGVTPRQHMNLKLSCSS from the coding sequence ATGAAATTATCCAACCTAACCCTCAGCACCCCTTATTTAGCACTTGATCCAATCTTCTACCATGAAGTTGCACCTACTCCTCTGCATAATCCGCGTCTTGTCAGTTTTAATCCGGAAGCCGCCAAACTCTTAGGTCTTGATCCGGCTCACCTCAGTGATAAAGAACTCGAAAAGCTTCTCAACGGGACTTTATTGTTAGAAGGCTCACGCCCCTTTGCCATGTGCTATGCCGGTCATCAATTCGGCTACTACGTCCCGCGTCTCGGCGATGGCCGTGCCATCAATCTAGGATGTGCAAACGGATGGAACCTGCAGTTAAAAGGTTCTGGACAAACCCTCTATTCCCGTCAAGGAGACGGTCGAGCCGTATTACGCTCATCCATTCGCGAATATCTCATCAGTGAAGCGATGCACGCTCTTGGAATTCCTAGTAGTCGGGCACTGGCATTGATCAGTTCTGATGAAAAAGTAGCTCGGGAGAAATGGGAACGGGGTGCGATCGTATTGCGTTTGGCTCCGTCATGGATACGGTTTGGAAGCTTTGAATATTTTTTTCATACCAACAAATACAAAGAACTTGAAAATTTAGCCGACTTTTTACTCCAAGAATCGTTCCCGCAGTTTGTCGGAGTCGAAGACGGCTATCTCAAAATGTACGCTGAAATTGTCAAACGAACCGCAGAGATGATCGCACACTGGCAGTCGGTAGGATTTAACCACGGAGTCATGAATACCGATAATATGTCGGCCATCGGCATTACAATCGATTACGGTCCCTTTGCCTTTATGGATACTTTTGAAAGCGGATACATCTGCAACCATACCGATACGCAGGGACGATACAGCTACGATAATCAGCCCAATATCGGATACTGGAATCTTGAACGCCTCGCCCACGCCCTCTCGCCGCTCATACCTCATGCAAAACTCCAAACAGAGTTGGAGAAGTACGGCAGTTATTTCACGACCCGACTTATGGAACTTTTGCGTGCAAAACTAGGTCTGGATACACCTCAGGAAAGTGACGGCGACCTCTTACGAACACTCTTTTCCGTCATGGAAAACGGACGCATCGATATGACCCCGTTTTTTCGAATTCTAAGCCGTTATGGGGGTGACCGCGAAACTCTGCTGGCATTGACGCTTGCACCGAATCAGCTACATGAGTGGCTTGATACCTATGATATACGTCTTACACAGAACTCTCTCACTACCTACGAACGTCACACGCAAATGCTCCGTACCAATCCAAAATATATTCTCAAAAATTATATTCTCCAAGAAGCGATAGACGCTGCGGAAAAAGACGATTTTACCCTTGTCAATGACCTGCTCATTTTGGCGCAGAACCCTTTTGATGAACATGAAACGTTTGAACGCTATGCCGGAGTGACCCCTCGGCAACACATGAATCTAAAACTGAGCTGCTCCTCTTAG
- a CDS encoding flagellar assembly protein A: MNTPVILISTNVMNDLLSVAKDQRIPADGLDFDLLSYETYYKGTVDEEWQHLIGNNLLESTTEVEIRSSVFLLRQEYQIRIRKLTPHPYLDLRFTIATDKHKTKAVAIIDPRSTIPLKKGVQEWIKDAIMRKQLRHRLMIGIFDVNIDQEINRLLLKIQKEGPLKEPYRLPISECFPPVQPISDKVLLHYKELSKTNTLIHGVQPGDLILEYIFPKHGRDGRSCDGEHIEVDEPSVKYAKYIVIDEKTITSQEDSASIRFYANASGYIQRHKGIFSISHELQIESASFKKTGSIEAGIDKEISLKIKKKVSNEDSIGSGVNIDVQKLDVSGTVGSNSNIQACEVNIGAQTHKKSQINVTEVATIHLHRGNLKAKEANIDILEAGKIEAEIVRIKTMVGGEIVAHKVYIDTLHSNAKITALELIEIQRIEGGGNNLIINPDGIESYHEKIASMEMNIRDKTSRLQEHSKEFITKQLSFKEKNSRIKQFQLRVLEAQKNGKEPTRGDVVRLMQYKAEANALKEFSEKLKEDELSLHALRDELEKIYAADIHAEIIHHNLYNGHNRVVFIDPKTHREYAISPEGKVTHIRLRQVGDEKKLLLES, encoded by the coding sequence GTGAATACGCCTGTTATTCTAATATCAACCAATGTTATGAATGATTTGCTGAGCGTAGCAAAAGATCAGAGAATCCCTGCTGATGGACTTGATTTCGACCTTCTCTCCTACGAAACCTATTATAAAGGAACCGTAGATGAAGAGTGGCAGCATCTGATCGGAAATAATCTTTTAGAGAGTACGACCGAAGTCGAAATACGATCCAGTGTATTTTTACTTCGACAAGAGTACCAGATTCGTATTCGAAAATTAACACCTCATCCTTATCTGGATCTACGCTTCACTATCGCTACCGACAAACACAAAACCAAAGCGGTTGCCATCATCGATCCCCGTTCCACGATTCCCCTTAAAAAAGGGGTACAGGAGTGGATCAAAGATGCCATCATGCGAAAACAGCTTCGACATAGGTTAATGATCGGCATTTTTGATGTCAATATAGATCAGGAGATTAATCGTCTTCTCCTAAAAATTCAAAAAGAAGGCCCTCTAAAAGAGCCCTATCGTCTTCCGATATCCGAATGTTTTCCGCCTGTTCAACCTATCAGTGATAAAGTACTACTCCACTATAAAGAACTCAGCAAAACCAATACCCTTATACACGGGGTTCAACCGGGTGATTTGATTTTAGAATACATTTTTCCGAAACACGGGCGTGACGGACGCTCTTGCGACGGTGAACATATCGAGGTAGATGAACCGAGTGTCAAATATGCCAAATACATTGTGATCGATGAAAAAACCATTACCTCTCAAGAAGACTCCGCCAGTATCCGTTTTTATGCCAATGCCTCCGGGTATATTCAACGCCATAAAGGTATCTTTTCGATTTCGCATGAGCTTCAAATCGAATCTGCCAGCTTTAAAAAAACGGGGTCCATCGAAGCGGGAATCGACAAAGAAATTTCACTCAAAATCAAAAAGAAAGTTTCCAACGAAGACTCCATTGGATCAGGGGTCAATATCGATGTTCAAAAACTGGATGTCAGCGGTACGGTAGGAAGCAATTCGAATATTCAGGCTTGTGAAGTCAATATCGGTGCCCAAACCCATAAAAAATCGCAGATTAACGTCACTGAAGTCGCCACTATCCACCTTCATCGCGGCAATCTCAAAGCCAAAGAGGCGAATATTGACATTTTGGAAGCAGGGAAAATCGAAGCGGAAATTGTCCGTATCAAAACGATGGTAGGGGGGGAGATTGTCGCCCACAAAGTGTACATCGACACCCTCCATTCCAACGCCAAAATTACGGCACTGGAACTTATCGAAATACAACGTATCGAAGGGGGAGGAAACAACCTCATCATCAATCCGGACGGTATCGAGAGCTATCATGAAAAAATTGCATCCATGGAAATGAATATTCGGGATAAGACTTCTCGATTACAAGAACACAGTAAAGAATTTATTACAAAACAACTTTCTTTCAAAGAAAAAAACAGCCGTATAAAACAGTTCCAACTGCGGGTTCTCGAAGCTCAAAAAAATGGAAAGGAACCCACGAGAGGAGATGTTGTCCGTTTGATGCAGTACAAAGCAGAAGCCAATGCACTCAAAGAGTTTTCCGAAAAACTAAAAGAAGACGAACTTTCTCTTCATGCTTTGCGTGATGAACTCGAAAAAATCTATGCTGCCGATATTCATGCTGAAATCATCCATCATAATCTCTATAACGGGCATAACCGGGTTGTATTTATCGATCCAAAAACGCATCGTGAATATGCCATCTCACCTGAGGGAAAAGTGACCCATATACGATTGCGCCAAGTAGGGGACGAAAAAAAACTTCTCTTAGAATCCTAA
- a CDS encoding efflux RND transporter permease subunit — protein sequence MYKKFENYLLLILNTPSKKKMVLLGTLLAFILSVALIPTKLVLAKMLPGKNNDTYTVYIDLANGSSIEQTRQVSECVVGVLQHEKEALDTEVFLGSGSPLDFAGLIKGSHFKNSENVAEVVVNLTKKHNRDEPSYMMVQRLRPVIVKQCENLYPQTNIKFIEPPAGPPTMAAIVAEVYGNKAEGIRHLSERIEGVFRKTDGLVDIDIMQDEIYDKFEVRVNTDKITKSGLNVKQVNDILYLAFEGMGIAVKNSQSATDQIPIFLTLTPEGKKFASRDKTSVEMKLASLKLMNQMGMMVPITEIVDIVPVKSNPMIMTKDLHQMTNVVAETDMVSQVYPLMAARNVILDTFNDEYEITKTGLFNLQLIDKKTKDVYDLKWDGEMKVTLDTFVDLGGAFIAALVLIFLLMVVYYKSFVISGIVLLGSFLSIIGVIFGHFIMNIFTADTFFLTATSLIGFIALIGISSRNSLLLIDFTKSLMLDKGMHKKEAIAYATATRAKPIFLTAAAIILASTLLASDAVFGGLGVSLIFGTIAAVIASLIVVPVLIDNSDLERHFNFHERKAVSILEP from the coding sequence ATGTATAAAAAATTTGAAAATTATTTGCTTCTTATTCTCAATACCCCATCCAAGAAAAAAATGGTGTTATTGGGAACCCTTTTGGCCTTTATTTTATCGGTAGCTCTCATACCGACTAAACTCGTATTGGCAAAAATGCTTCCGGGGAAAAATAACGATACCTACACCGTTTATATCGATCTAGCAAACGGCAGTTCTATCGAACAAACGCGCCAAGTGAGTGAATGCGTTGTCGGAGTATTACAACACGAAAAAGAGGCTTTGGATACCGAGGTATTTTTAGGAAGCGGTTCACCGCTGGATTTTGCCGGACTTATCAAAGGATCTCACTTTAAAAACAGTGAAAATGTCGCTGAAGTAGTTGTCAACCTGACCAAAAAACATAACCGAGATGAACCTTCCTATATGATGGTACAACGTCTACGCCCTGTTATCGTAAAGCAATGTGAAAACTTATATCCTCAAACCAATATCAAATTTATCGAACCGCCAGCCGGTCCTCCGACAATGGCGGCTATCGTAGCCGAAGTATACGGAAACAAAGCCGAAGGGATTCGTCACCTGAGTGAACGCATCGAGGGAGTTTTCCGTAAAACAGACGGCCTTGTCGATATCGATATTATGCAAGATGAAATTTACGATAAATTCGAAGTTCGTGTCAATACCGATAAAATTACAAAATCCGGATTAAATGTAAAACAAGTCAATGACATTCTCTATCTTGCATTCGAAGGAATGGGGATTGCTGTTAAAAACTCTCAGAGTGCAACCGATCAAATCCCTATTTTCTTGACCTTGACTCCTGAAGGGAAAAAATTTGCATCGCGTGATAAAACGTCGGTTGAAATGAAACTTGCTAGTCTCAAATTAATGAACCAGATGGGAATGATGGTTCCTATTACTGAGATTGTCGATATCGTACCGGTCAAATCCAATCCGATGATTATGACAAAAGATCTCCATCAGATGACAAACGTCGTTGCCGAAACCGATATGGTTTCACAGGTTTATCCTTTGATGGCGGCACGCAACGTTATCCTTGACACGTTTAACGACGAATATGAAATTACCAAAACAGGATTGTTCAACCTTCAGCTTATCGACAAAAAAACCAAAGATGTTTATGATCTTAAATGGGATGGCGAGATGAAAGTGACACTCGACACCTTCGTCGACCTGGGCGGTGCGTTTATTGCCGCATTGGTATTGATTTTCCTTCTGATGGTTGTATACTACAAAAGTTTTGTCATAAGCGGAATTGTATTATTAGGAAGTTTCCTCTCGATTATCGGAGTTATTTTCGGGCATTTTATCATGAATATTTTTACCGCCGATACGTTCTTTCTGACGGCAACATCACTGATCGGATTTATCGCACTGATCGGTATCAGTTCACGTAATTCTCTGTTGTTGATCGATTTTACCAAATCATTGATGCTGGATAAAGGGATGCATAAAAAGGAGGCAATTGCTTATGCTACCGCTACCAGAGCGAAACCTATTTTCCTCACTGCCGCTGCCATTATCCTCGCTTCGACACTGTTAGCAAGCGATGCGGTTTTCGGAGGGCTTGGCGTATCATTAATTTTTGGTACAATAGCGGCAGTCATCGCATCGCTCATTGTTGTACCGGTTCTAATCGATAACTCCGATTTGGAACGCCATTTTAACTTTCATGAGCGCAAAGCAGTATCAATATTGGAGCCTTAA